Proteins from a single region of Geothrix sp. PMB-07:
- the ahpC gene encoding alkyl hydroperoxide reductase subunit C, translating into MSTSLIATDVKPFSATAYHRGQFVPLTEADLQGKWSVVFFYPADFTFVCPTELGDLADHYAEFQQLGVEIYGVSTDTHFTHKAWHDASETIRKIQFPLVGDPAHVLSRNFGVLIEGAGLADRGTFVIDPQGKIQIIEVNAGGVGRNAEELLRKVKAAQYVASHPGEVCPAKWQEGAATLAPSLDLVGKI; encoded by the coding sequence ATGTCCACCTCTCTCATCGCCACCGACGTGAAGCCCTTCTCGGCCACCGCCTACCACCGAGGCCAGTTCGTGCCTTTGACGGAGGCGGACCTGCAGGGCAAGTGGTCCGTGGTCTTCTTCTACCCCGCCGACTTCACCTTCGTGTGCCCCACGGAGCTGGGCGATCTCGCGGACCACTACGCCGAGTTCCAGCAGCTGGGCGTGGAGATCTACGGCGTGTCCACGGACACCCACTTCACCCACAAGGCCTGGCACGATGCCAGCGAGACAATCCGCAAGATCCAGTTCCCCCTGGTGGGCGATCCGGCCCACGTGCTCTCCCGCAACTTCGGCGTGCTCATCGAGGGTGCGGGCCTGGCGGATCGCGGCACCTTCGTCATCGATCCCCAAGGCAAGATCCAGATCATCGAGGTGAATGCCGGGGGCGTGGGACGCAACGCGGAAGAGCTGCTGCGCAAGGTGAAGGCGGCCCAGTACGTGGCGAGCCACCCGGGCGAGGTGTGCCCCGCCAAGTGGCAGGAAGGCGCCGCCACGCTGGCCCCCAGCCTCGATCTGGTGGGGAAGATCTGA
- a CDS encoding ligand-binding sensor domain-containing diguanylate cyclase yields MHRIVFRLAAFLLVLFTTLTSASAAGIPTSGRMVFRAYGAPEGLEHMSLTCLAQDRSGFLWVGTEGGAYRYDGTAFRLWSLPEGLPSAWVRTFAAATDGNLWIGTRGGLCRLRDGHIHRVDSQDPLAHALISQIAEDSRGRIWVASQLGLFRNEGGTSGFRRIPEWPEGPAFSLARNGSSMWVGGPSLLRQMRDDGAITPWNTSQGVPDEPVKALLFSGVGDLWIRTPSQLRLLRCGADAITLPAAGLPPLAVSFYEENLAADGSGGLFVPTAKGLLHFPSTGGWRLLGEERGIPQGWTNQALVDAQGNLWLASLGLHLLQGNGSWQNYTHMDGLPGDTTWGLLRDRQGCLWISTSNGLARMDAQGLKTFPLGSGLVLYTLAEAADGSIWGAGEHPFLVRIAPDRQSVTRLPLPPSQGLAIPVALTFDERGSLWIATSNDGLWQLQDPMGNRRFQRAELPGQGELGQITALHLDGAKRLWACTGRGLARLDQQGWRMFGPEVGLHDAPLWALAPLPDGTVWLGYLEPFGLTHLDLSGATPKVLEHRSRKNGLASDSVYSLVADPTGALWVGGPRGVQRLSGATQRLFRREDGLVGTDCNPFSTWADADGSLWFGSTTGLLRHLPESNVGNTPAPGTVLLGLGLGRRTWDLPFMGSLDLGSVPYADHTLSARCTSLDFQQEDRLQFQARLLGLEEEWVSLRNRDLRYAALPPGKYELQVRTLIEGGQPGPMATARFQILSPWWSRWWMWIIALGLGHVVGRAGFRWRTRRLRRRNEDLQALVQERTQALELSNLAVETISTTDPLTSLRNRRYLSQELPAALALVTRNQRAGATGPDAALVFALLDIDHFKRINDTWNHEAGDRALKQIAEILRREARESDFLIRWGGEEILFVGRTADLDSASAVVDRLHQAIRERAFDLGVTHPVPLTCSIGFSVYPFQPDHLEATTWEDQVRLADRCLYAVKRSGRDSWLGVAGLPGAAPDLAQAFEANPAEVAASGAVALRAREERPLHWESYGQP; encoded by the coding sequence ATGCACCGAATCGTTTTCCGACTCGCCGCGTTCCTCCTCGTCTTATTCACCACTCTGACATCCGCCTCCGCAGCTGGCATTCCCACCTCGGGGCGCATGGTGTTCCGCGCCTACGGTGCCCCCGAGGGCCTGGAGCACATGAGCCTCACCTGCCTGGCCCAGGACCGATCCGGCTTCCTGTGGGTGGGCACCGAAGGCGGCGCCTACCGCTATGACGGCACCGCGTTCCGTCTTTGGAGTCTGCCTGAGGGGCTGCCCTCGGCCTGGGTGCGCACCTTCGCCGCGGCCACCGATGGCAACCTCTGGATCGGCACCCGCGGGGGCCTTTGCCGCTTGAGGGACGGTCACATTCACCGTGTGGATTCACAGGACCCCCTGGCCCACGCCCTCATTTCCCAGATCGCAGAGGATAGCCGCGGCCGCATCTGGGTCGCTTCCCAGCTGGGTCTGTTCCGCAACGAGGGCGGCACCAGCGGCTTCAGACGGATTCCTGAATGGCCCGAAGGGCCCGCCTTCTCGCTGGCGCGGAACGGCTCCTCCATGTGGGTTGGCGGCCCCTCGCTGCTGCGCCAGATGAGGGATGATGGCGCCATCACCCCCTGGAACACCTCGCAGGGGGTGCCCGATGAACCCGTGAAAGCGCTGTTGTTTTCGGGCGTCGGCGATCTGTGGATCCGCACGCCGAGTCAGCTCCGGCTGCTGCGGTGCGGCGCAGATGCCATCACCTTACCGGCGGCCGGGCTGCCGCCGTTGGCAGTGAGTTTCTACGAGGAGAACCTGGCAGCGGATGGCAGCGGCGGCCTCTTTGTGCCCACCGCCAAGGGCCTGCTGCACTTCCCCAGCACCGGCGGCTGGCGGTTGCTCGGCGAGGAGCGCGGCATTCCCCAGGGCTGGACCAACCAGGCCCTGGTGGATGCGCAGGGCAACCTCTGGCTCGCGAGCCTGGGCCTGCACCTGCTGCAGGGCAACGGCTCCTGGCAGAACTATACGCACATGGACGGCCTGCCCGGCGACACCACCTGGGGCCTGCTCCGGGACCGTCAGGGCTGCCTCTGGATCAGCACCAGCAATGGCCTGGCCCGTATGGATGCCCAGGGCCTCAAAACCTTCCCCCTGGGCAGCGGTTTGGTGCTCTACACCTTGGCCGAGGCCGCCGATGGAAGCATCTGGGGCGCTGGGGAACATCCCTTCCTCGTGCGCATCGCGCCGGATCGCCAGAGCGTGACGCGCCTTCCCCTGCCGCCTTCCCAGGGCCTGGCCATTCCCGTCGCGCTCACGTTCGATGAGCGCGGTTCCCTGTGGATCGCCACGTCCAACGATGGCCTCTGGCAGCTGCAGGATCCCATGGGCAACCGGCGCTTCCAGCGGGCAGAGCTACCCGGCCAGGGCGAGCTCGGCCAAATCACCGCGCTGCACCTGGATGGGGCAAAGCGGCTCTGGGCCTGCACGGGCCGGGGATTGGCACGGCTCGATCAACAGGGCTGGCGGATGTTCGGCCCAGAGGTTGGGCTGCACGATGCGCCCCTCTGGGCCCTGGCGCCCCTGCCCGATGGCACAGTTTGGCTGGGCTACCTCGAACCCTTCGGGCTCACCCATTTGGATCTGAGTGGCGCCACGCCCAAGGTGCTGGAGCACCGCAGCCGCAAAAACGGTTTGGCCAGTGATTCGGTGTACAGCCTCGTGGCGGACCCCACAGGCGCCCTCTGGGTGGGTGGCCCCCGCGGCGTGCAGCGACTGAGCGGTGCGACCCAACGGCTGTTCCGACGCGAGGATGGCCTGGTGGGCACGGACTGCAATCCCTTTTCCACTTGGGCCGATGCCGATGGCAGCCTCTGGTTTGGTTCCACCACGGGCCTGCTGCGGCACCTGCCTGAATCCAATGTTGGCAACACACCAGCTCCCGGCACCGTGCTGCTGGGCCTGGGGCTCGGCCGGCGCACCTGGGACCTCCCCTTCATGGGCTCCCTGGATCTCGGCAGCGTGCCCTATGCCGATCACACCCTTTCGGCTCGCTGCACCTCCCTCGATTTCCAGCAGGAGGACCGCCTGCAGTTCCAGGCCCGGCTGCTCGGCCTGGAGGAGGAATGGGTCAGTCTGCGGAACCGCGATCTGCGCTACGCCGCCCTGCCCCCCGGGAAATACGAGCTCCAGGTCCGCACACTCATCGAAGGGGGCCAGCCGGGCCCCATGGCCACGGCCCGCTTCCAGATTCTTTCGCCCTGGTGGTCGCGATGGTGGATGTGGATCATCGCCTTGGGCCTGGGCCACGTGGTGGGCCGCGCCGGCTTCCGCTGGCGCACCCGCCGACTGCGGCGGCGGAACGAGGATCTCCAAGCCCTGGTGCAGGAGCGCACCCAGGCCCTGGAGCTCAGCAACCTGGCCGTGGAAACCATCTCCACCACGGATCCCCTTACCTCGCTGCGGAACCGGCGCTACCTGAGTCAGGAACTTCCAGCTGCATTGGCCCTGGTAACGCGCAACCAGCGGGCTGGCGCCACAGGGCCGGATGCGGCCCTGGTGTTCGCCCTGCTGGACATCGATCACTTCAAACGGATCAACGACACCTGGAACCATGAGGCTGGAGATCGCGCCCTGAAGCAGATCGCCGAGATTCTGCGCCGTGAGGCCCGTGAATCCGATTTCCTCATCCGGTGGGGCGGAGAGGAGATCCTCTTCGTGGGCCGTACTGCGGATCTGGACAGCGCGTCGGCGGTGGTGGACCGCCTCCATCAGGCCATTCGAGAGCGGGCCTTCGATCTGGGCGTCACGCACCCCGTGCCGCTCACCTGCTCCATTGGTTTCTCCGTGTATCCCTTCCAGCCGGATCACCTGGAAGCCACCACCTGGGAAGATCAGGTCCGGCTGGCGGATCGCTGCCTCTACGCCGTGAAACGGTCCGGCCGCGACAGCTGGCTTGGCGTGGCGGGACTGCCAGGAGCGGCGCCCGACCTGGCCCAGGCCTTTGAAGCCAATCCGGCCGAGGTGGCCGCCAGCGGGGCCGTGGCCCTGCGGGCCCGGGAGGAACGCCCTCTGCACTGGGAGTCCTACGGGCAACCTTGA
- a CDS encoding HEAT repeat domain-containing protein, whose protein sequence is MKQTPFEIFLDRLDPTWRGDQLAFFRTVAGLGTEAVEELAGRVSRVSCPVGLRQLTLEFSFYFPWVEWIPAVDRVLRHEKDLRLFETGVRALGRIGTPAALESLRSLSLSRATPGFQDIVNQVLQESDPSEAFNHHFARLLQGSAQPSDANEGAHQLAKLIGAESFEPLKSAVGHPDPLVFRHALRLMGTVPSAEAAEFLLSLLKETHLESLEDRDVRGLLTEFRILSHAEVKAKALQLLASRLEASPAPPVAELADLTSEEPARVQAAAARLKDRDLGLLDSFLRDTLLDALTDKPAHLAKRLGQSAETAQRRTRRIEFALDSAAQSLATMVEDSLIEPAQVMPVLAESLRLGTGHGGVASALARLVQPEAEDLIDLMLGQADGAIRGAALEVLGGRFEPGFRPAFMKLRRDAITDIADRGLWHLGKLPEPVETGRRFLADGDPEEVLVGLRFIAMHKLEELVPDLVERVASETRETLLIAALQTLGAIGSPRAVDPLLALLHSGQGPRILLALAESLRDLGNPDGALALCAKAEELNSPVLRAVAVEALAKAHGTEEQPLPANRSYVLIKAVRGAWNDRQPWPLRRRIGDALLSLRPENSGIWIELSGLFQSTLEEKRPPGAVSTEDLTRIQACARTLAQLAAL, encoded by the coding sequence ATGAAACAAACCCCATTCGAGATCTTCCTGGACCGCCTCGACCCCACCTGGCGCGGTGATCAGCTGGCCTTTTTCCGGACCGTCGCAGGCCTTGGCACCGAGGCCGTGGAAGAACTGGCGGGCCGGGTGTCCCGGGTGTCCTGTCCCGTGGGCCTGCGGCAACTCACCCTCGAGTTCAGCTTCTACTTCCCGTGGGTGGAGTGGATTCCTGCGGTGGACCGCGTCCTCCGCCACGAAAAGGATCTTCGCCTGTTCGAGACCGGCGTCCGCGCCCTGGGCCGCATCGGCACACCTGCGGCCCTGGAGAGCCTCCGCTCCCTGTCCCTCAGCCGGGCCACACCGGGTTTCCAGGACATCGTCAATCAGGTATTGCAGGAATCAGACCCCTCCGAGGCCTTCAACCATCACTTCGCCCGCCTTCTCCAAGGCAGCGCCCAACCCTCTGATGCGAACGAAGGCGCACACCAATTGGCGAAGCTGATTGGCGCCGAGAGCTTCGAGCCCCTGAAGAGCGCCGTGGGGCATCCCGATCCCCTGGTGTTCCGGCACGCCCTGCGCCTCATGGGCACAGTGCCTTCCGCCGAAGCCGCCGAGTTTCTCCTGTCGCTCCTGAAGGAAACGCACCTGGAATCGCTGGAGGATCGCGATGTCCGCGGGCTGCTCACGGAGTTCCGGATTCTGTCCCACGCAGAGGTGAAGGCGAAGGCACTCCAGCTGCTGGCGTCCCGCCTGGAGGCGAGCCCGGCTCCGCCCGTGGCTGAGCTCGCCGATCTGACATCAGAGGAACCAGCCCGAGTCCAGGCCGCCGCAGCACGCTTGAAGGACAGGGACCTGGGCCTCCTGGACAGCTTCCTCCGGGATACCCTTCTGGATGCCCTCACGGACAAGCCCGCCCACCTGGCCAAGCGCCTGGGACAATCCGCAGAGACCGCCCAGCGCCGAACGCGCCGCATCGAATTCGCGCTGGATTCCGCCGCACAATCCCTGGCCACCATGGTGGAAGACAGTCTGATCGAGCCCGCCCAGGTGATGCCGGTCCTCGCCGAATCCCTTCGTCTCGGCACAGGCCATGGGGGCGTGGCCAGCGCCCTGGCGAGGCTGGTGCAACCGGAAGCGGAAGATCTCATCGACCTGATGCTCGGCCAAGCGGATGGCGCCATCCGCGGCGCAGCCCTGGAAGTGCTGGGCGGCCGGTTCGAGCCAGGGTTCCGCCCCGCCTTCATGAAGCTTCGGCGAGATGCCATCACGGACATTGCCGATCGCGGCCTCTGGCACCTCGGGAAGCTGCCTGAACCGGTCGAAACAGGGCGACGTTTCCTCGCTGACGGGGATCCGGAAGAAGTCCTCGTGGGCCTCCGGTTCATCGCCATGCACAAACTGGAGGAACTGGTGCCGGATCTGGTGGAGCGGGTGGCGAGCGAAACCCGTGAAACCCTGTTGATCGCGGCACTGCAAACCCTGGGTGCCATCGGTTCACCCCGGGCCGTGGACCCCCTGCTGGCGCTCCTCCACTCCGGACAGGGGCCCAGGATCCTCCTCGCCCTTGCCGAGTCCTTGCGGGATCTCGGGAATCCCGATGGTGCTCTCGCGCTTTGCGCGAAGGCCGAGGAACTCAACAGCCCAGTGCTGCGGGCCGTCGCTGTGGAGGCACTCGCCAAAGCCCACGGCACCGAAGAGCAGCCGCTTCCCGCCAACCGGTCCTATGTGCTCATCAAGGCCGTGCGGGGGGCCTGGAATGACCGCCAGCCATGGCCGCTGCGCCGTCGCATCGGCGATGCACTGCTGAGCCTCCGGCCCGAGAACTCAGGCATCTGGATCGAACTTTCGGGGCTCTTCCAATCCACCCTCGAGGAAAAACGGCCTCCGGGAGCCGTGTCCACCGAGGATCTCACCCGAATTCAAGCCTGCGCCCGCACCCTGGCGCAGCTGGCGGCACTCTAA
- the ahpF gene encoding alkyl hydroperoxide reductase subunit F, producing the protein MLTPDLRAQLQSAFQHLKSPVELQASVDDGAASAELRALLTEIAALSPQVTVRWDGAAERRPSFAVARPGEAARIGFAGVPLGHEFTSLALALLQVGGHPPRLAPELAQRIQGLPGERRFEVFVSLGCHNCPDVVQALNVLAVLNPGIQTVMVDGARFQAEAEARGILAVPAVFLDGEPFLQGRASLDEILAKLDDSAGQAAAEALAAKAPFDVLVVGGGPAGSAAAIYAARKGVRTGLVAERLGGQVLDTLGIENLISVKATEGPRLAQALEAHVREYDVDLMPLQRAEALLPEDGEGRLGLRLASGAVLRSRTLVLAPGARWRELNVPGEAAYRTKGVAYCPHCDGPLFKGKRVAVVGGGNSGVEAALDLAGLAAHVTLLEFDDTLRADGVLQDRLRSLPHAAILTGARTTEVLGDGRQVTGLTYEDRRTGEIRQIALDGIFVQIGLQPNTEWLKGALELTPRGEVVVDARGQTSRPGVFAAGDATTVPYKQIIIAMGEGAKASLGAFEHLLRQPVSG; encoded by the coding sequence ATGCTCACGCCCGACCTCCGTGCCCAACTGCAGTCCGCCTTCCAGCACTTGAAGTCTCCCGTGGAGCTTCAGGCCAGCGTGGACGACGGCGCCGCCTCCGCCGAGCTGCGGGCGTTGCTCACGGAAATCGCGGCCTTGAGCCCTCAGGTGACGGTGCGCTGGGATGGGGCGGCGGAACGGCGGCCCTCCTTTGCCGTGGCCAGGCCCGGCGAGGCGGCCCGCATTGGGTTTGCAGGCGTGCCGCTGGGCCACGAGTTCACCTCGCTGGCCCTGGCCCTGCTGCAGGTCGGCGGTCATCCGCCCCGCCTTGCGCCGGAGCTGGCCCAACGCATCCAGGGGCTGCCGGGCGAGCGGCGCTTCGAGGTGTTCGTCTCCCTGGGCTGCCACAACTGCCCCGACGTGGTGCAGGCCCTCAACGTGCTGGCGGTGCTGAATCCCGGCATCCAGACCGTCATGGTGGATGGAGCCCGCTTCCAGGCTGAGGCCGAGGCCCGGGGCATCCTGGCCGTGCCCGCCGTGTTCCTGGATGGGGAGCCTTTCCTCCAGGGCCGGGCTAGCCTCGACGAGATCCTCGCCAAGCTCGACGACTCGGCGGGGCAGGCGGCAGCCGAGGCCTTGGCGGCCAAGGCCCCCTTCGACGTGCTGGTGGTGGGAGGGGGCCCCGCGGGCAGCGCCGCGGCCATCTACGCGGCCCGGAAAGGCGTGCGCACGGGCCTCGTGGCCGAGCGCCTGGGCGGCCAGGTGCTGGACACCCTCGGCATCGAGAACCTCATTTCCGTGAAGGCCACCGAAGGCCCGCGCCTGGCTCAGGCCCTGGAGGCCCACGTGCGGGAGTACGACGTGGACCTCATGCCCCTGCAGCGGGCCGAGGCCCTGCTGCCCGAGGATGGCGAGGGCCGCCTGGGGCTGCGGCTGGCCAGTGGCGCCGTGCTGCGCAGCCGCACCCTGGTGCTGGCCCCAGGCGCCCGGTGGCGGGAACTGAACGTGCCCGGGGAGGCGGCCTACCGCACCAAGGGCGTGGCCTACTGCCCCCATTGCGATGGGCCTCTGTTCAAGGGCAAGCGCGTGGCGGTGGTGGGGGGCGGCAACTCCGGTGTGGAGGCGGCCCTGGACCTGGCGGGCCTGGCGGCCCACGTGACGCTGCTGGAATTCGATGACACCCTGCGGGCCGATGGCGTGCTGCAGGATCGCCTGCGGAGCCTGCCCCACGCCGCCATCCTCACGGGCGCCCGCACCACCGAGGTACTGGGGGATGGCCGCCAGGTGACCGGCCTGACCTATGAGGACCGGCGTACGGGGGAGATCCGTCAGATTGCTTTAGACGGCATCTTTGTGCAGATCGGCCTGCAGCCCAACACCGAGTGGCTGAAGGGCGCCCTGGAGCTGACGCCCCGGGGTGAGGTGGTGGTGGATGCGCGGGGACAGACTTCGCGGCCCGGCGTGTTTGCCGCGGGGGACGCCACCACGGTGCCCTACAAGCAGATCATCATCGCCATGGGCGAGGGGGCCAAGGCCAGCCTGGGCGCCTTCGAGCACCTGCTGCGCCAGCCGGTCTCTGGCTAG
- a CDS encoding PilZ domain-containing protein: protein MSTQEEKRKYPRLSISDRSYGIRLRVNGSAVQDLHLVNLSAGGCGLEIQMAEARYLEMGDLLESVFLDHPDLPFVPLSAAVVRMLGKVAGKTGGYVLVGLEFQEITPFVRDLIADHVMERLKQE, encoded by the coding sequence ATGTCGACCCAGGAGGAAAAAAGGAAGTACCCGCGCCTGAGCATCAGCGACAGGTCCTACGGCATACGCTTGCGGGTCAACGGGTCGGCGGTTCAGGATCTGCACCTGGTCAACCTGAGCGCGGGAGGCTGCGGTCTGGAAATCCAGATGGCGGAAGCGCGGTACCTGGAAATGGGCGATCTCCTGGAATCTGTCTTCCTCGATCACCCGGATCTCCCCTTCGTTCCGTTGAGCGCTGCCGTGGTCCGGATGCTTGGCAAGGTGGCCGGCAAGACCGGTGGTTACGTGCTGGTGGGCCTGGAATTCCAGGAGATCACACCCTTCGTGCGGGATCTCATCGCCGACCACGTGATGGAAAGACTGAAACAGGAATGA
- the mtgA gene encoding monofunctional biosynthetic peptidoglycan transglycosylase, protein MAKKRGWGKRILLGLAWALGLFLALNIILVLTFRFAPVPTSGLMLQRRVESWSADKPYVARHQWVPLEDISPSLGVAVIAAEDQNFADHFGFDWQAIEKAIQHNEVSRRKRGASTVSQQTAKNLFLWSSRSWVRKGFEAWFTLLIETGWSKRRILEVYLNIVEFGDGVYGAEAAARTYFGKPAKRLSPSEAALLAAVLPNPRKFHANAPSEYIRGRQAWILNQMRQLGGEQVVKAL, encoded by the coding sequence ATGGCGAAAAAACGGGGTTGGGGAAAGCGGATTCTGCTGGGCTTAGCTTGGGCTCTGGGGCTCTTTCTTGCGTTGAACATCATTCTGGTGCTGACTTTCCGCTTTGCGCCGGTGCCGACTTCGGGGCTCATGCTGCAGCGTCGGGTGGAATCCTGGTCCGCTGACAAGCCGTACGTGGCGCGTCACCAGTGGGTGCCTCTGGAGGACATCAGCCCCAGCCTGGGCGTGGCGGTCATCGCTGCAGAGGACCAGAACTTCGCCGATCATTTCGGGTTTGACTGGCAGGCCATCGAGAAGGCCATCCAGCACAATGAGGTCAGCCGCCGGAAGCGGGGTGCGTCCACGGTTTCCCAGCAGACGGCCAAGAACCTCTTCTTGTGGAGCAGCCGCTCCTGGGTGCGCAAAGGCTTCGAGGCCTGGTTCACGCTGCTCATCGAAACCGGCTGGTCGAAGCGGCGCATCCTCGAGGTCTACCTGAACATCGTGGAGTTCGGTGATGGCGTTTACGGTGCCGAGGCCGCCGCGCGCACATACTTTGGCAAGCCCGCCAAGCGGCTCTCACCCTCGGAGGCGGCCCTGCTGGCCGCGGTGCTGCCCAATCCGCGGAAATTCCACGCCAACGCCCCAAGCGAATACATCCGCGGTCGCCAGGCCTGGATCCTGAACCAGATGCGTCAGCTGGGCGGCGAGCAGGTGGTCAAGGCGCTGTAG